GCAGACTGCTACTTCACAACCAAGGGATGGAACGCGCagaccgccggagccgccgcggtCCTCGTCGCCGACGACAGAGCGGAGCCCCTCATCACCATGGACACCCCAGAGTCGAGCGGCAAGGAGCACCTGGAGAACATCACCGTGCCCTCCGCCCTAGTCTCCAAGCGCTTCGGCGACGACCTCAAGGGCGCGCTCGAGAACGGCGACATGGTGAACGTGCTCCTGGACTGGAGAGAATCCCTCCCTCACCCGGACGAGCGCGTCGAGTACGAGTTCTGGACCAACAGCAACGACGAGTGCGGCGCGAAATGCGACATGCAGATGAGCTTCGTCCGGGACTTCCGGGGCGTGGCGCAGGTGCTGGAGCAGCGGGGGTACACCCAGTTCGCGCCGCACTACATCACCTGGTACTGCCCGGAGGCCTTCGTGCTGAGCGCGCAGTGCCGGTCGCAGTGCATCAACCACGGCCGCTACTGCGCCCCCGACCCGGAGCAGGACTTCACCACCGGGTACGACGGCAAGGACGTGGTGGTGCAGAACCTGATCCAGATCTGCCTCTTCAAGGTGGCGAACGAGAGCCGCAAGCCGTGGCTGTGGTGGGACTATGTGCACGACTTCGCCATCCGGTGCCCCATGAAGGAGAAGAAGTACACCACCGATTGCGCTCATGGTGTCATCAAGTCGCTTGGTGCGTGTGGTTCACTCTGCTCGCtggtgtaaaaaacgctcttatattatgggaacgGAGGGGGTACTCTCTATTGTTTGCAGTGATGAGTCATGATTGGCCATTTGTTTATGTGTCCGGGTTTTTTTTGACAGGAATGGACATTGACAAGATTACCCAATGCGTCGGAGACCCTGACGCCGACGAAGACAATCCGGTGCTCAAAGCAGAGCAAGATGCTCAAGTGAGTCTCTTGATGATAAGCTCATAAGCCATAACAACACATTCGTTGGTAGCAGACTGATATTTAAGCCTTTGATCCTTCAGATTGGTCATGGTGCTCGAGGGGATGTTACCATACTGCCGACTTTCGTCGTCAATAACAGACAGTACAGAGGTGCGTCCACTCTCCCACTGCACATTTCTTTTCAGCTCAATGCTGTTTATGTTTTACTTCCTCTGTCTcatacactagtgttaaaaaatgtCTTACGTTATGCGACCGTGGGGGTACTTTTCCTTTTGAACGtgtgtttattttattttctgtttagggAAACTGGATAAAAGGGCGGTGCTACGAGCGATATGCTCGGGATTTGAGGAGACGACCGAACCCGATATCTGTTTGACTCAAGGTTTGTGGATTTGCACCCTTTTTTTTTGTTGTATAAACCTACCTGGATTTTATTCTTCATGGTTTATAATTTTTGGGCTTCATCTCTTCTTGCATATAGATATACAAACAAATCAGTGCTTGGAAAACAATGGAGGTTGCTGGCTGGACAAAAATACTAATTTCACCGCGTGCAAGGTAGTGAACTTCACTTGAAAAATGCTGCTGACATTGTTACCTCATCCTTGTTCTAACTCCATGGGTAACTTCTCCTAGGATACCTTCCGAGGGCGGGTTTGCGAATGCCCGGTTGTCAATGGCGTCAAGTTCGTTGGCGACGGGTACACCCACTGTGAAGGTAAACTTGTTTCTTCACCGAATCAAAATGATCTTCGTGCAACCTACACTTTTTATGCGTTCATGGGTTTGGCAGCCTCTGGCGTTGGTCGATGCCAAATCAACAACGGAGGCTGCTGGAAGGAGACCAGGAATGGCAAGTCTGTCTCTGCCTGCTCGGTAAAGATCATCTCTTTCAGATTGCAGTTATCTTTCTCATGGCTTCTGTGTGTGGTacaaaactgaattttggaaatctGCAGAATGAGCAAGCTAAGGGCTGCAAATGTCCGCAAGGCTTCAAGGGTGACGGCATACACGGTTGCGAAGGTAGGTATCGCCATTAGAGATAACATTGTTCTGCAACCATGTTTGCATATTCTAAAGTAATTTTTCATATTTAATAAGTACCTCTCTGCTTGGCAATTGCAGATGTTGATGAATGCAAAGAGAGGCTCTTCTGCCAGTGCAAGGACTGCAGCTGCGAGAACACATGGGGGAGCTACGAGTGTGGCTGCGGTGGTAGCAACATGCTATACATGAGAGAGCATGACACTTGCATCAGTGAGTTGCCTAGCCTGAATTTCTTTTGGGACCTCACTATCTGATGGTCCAGGTCTCATCATATTTCTAGTTTCTCATTGCAAGGTGGTAATGTGGAATGTGCTAGTAGCACCTTCAAACAGTGCTTTCTTTGTCTATAACAACGTGCTAATTTGGCGCATTTACCGATATCGGTGCAGGCAAGGTCGCGACTTCGTCGGTGGGCTGGGGGTTCATGTGGGTCATCTTCTTCGGCCTCGGTTTCGCGGGAGTTGGAGCATACGCTGTCTACAAATATCGGTTACGGGTAAAATGCTCAAACATGATCGCTGCCACTCTGTTCTACAAAAGACTTTGCACTGATTTATGTGAGGCTCATGTACATTTTTGCTGTTGTCGGCAATGCCATGGCAGAGCTACATGGATTCAGAGATCCGCGCGATCATGGCGCAGTACATGCCGCTGGAGAACCAGGAGACGTCGAGCCACCAACGGCATGTGGACCACGCCGACATCTGAAACAGCAAAGAGTTTTACATACGGATCATCAAGCATAAGAGCTGCCGTAGTTTCTCTCCTCGCGTCCGTGGTTCGTGGTATCGTCAGAGCAGTCGGGTTCAGAGCTGGAGTTTTGAATTCAGAAGATTGGTTGGTTAGCTTATGATTCTGGAAGACGAAatacttttttccttttttctgaaaCTTTGAGGACAGGTTTAGGATCGATCTCACCGGAGTTTAGCCCTCATTTAGTCATAATTTCGATGCTCGTGGTCTTTGTTCAGCGTGATGACATTGTGTAAATACCGTTGTTCGTTCGGACTGAATCGCCTTTGCTGCCCTTAATAAAGAGACCAGAAGAGCATTTAGCCTACTTCCCCAGAGAACGAAATGAAGATGTGCTTTTGCAGGTATCACAATTGTAAGATGAACGTCAATGCAAGTCCAGGGCCCGACGGATTTGGTCCGGCTTTTTTTAAAGCTAACTGGGAACTTCCCAAATTTGACTTGCTTGACCTCATGAACGATTTCCACAAAGGTACCGCTTATCTAGCAAGGATTAACAAGGCCTATATTGTGCTCCTCCCCAAACAAAGGGGCGCCACGACCCCGGAAAATTTCCGGCCCGTGTCCTTGCCAAACTGTCTCATCAAGATTAGAGCCATTCATCCCATCTATCATTCACCAGGACCAATCCGGCTTTATTAAAGGCCGTGGTATTGCTAAAAATTTCACCTACGCTGCGGATATCGTCCAAACTTGCTTCAAACGTAAAAAATTGGCTATAGTTCTCAAACTAGACTTTCGAAAGGCTTTTGACTCCATGTCTTGGACGGCCTTGTCTTCCATTTTGAGAGCTAAGGGTTTCCCTTCGACCTGGTGTGATtggatcaataatatcaatgtGACCAGCCAGTCCGCTGTGCTTCTTAATGGTAAACCGGGGCCATGGATCAACTGCAAACAGGGGCTTTGCCAAGGGGATTCGATATCCCCATACCTTTTCATTATTGCTGCCGACGTCCTTCAACGTCTAATCATACAAGCTTCCTCCAATGGCCTACTCTCTCACCCGATCGACCCCTCCATTGCTTGCCCTGTGctccaatatgcggacgacacccTCATCATCCTTCAAGCAGATCATGACCAACTACAAACACTCAAATCTATCCTTCTTGAATTCTCGGCGGCCACTGGTTTACACATTAATTTTCACAAAAGCACTTTCGCTCCTATTCATGTCCAACCTGGACTCGCTGTCCAGCTTGCCGATATTTTGGGATGCAAAGTGGCATCCTTCCCTCAATCTTACCTCGGTCTACCTTTGTCCGCCCACAAACTCAATCTGAAAGACTTCTTCTTCATCATAGATAAGACCGACCGTCGTCTAGCTGGGTGGCGAGGGGTACTTCTATCTCTTGCCGGTCGTGCCATTCTGGTTCGTGCGGTCCTTAGGGCCTTACCAATCTACGCCATGACTGCTCTACTGCTCCCGGTGGGCATTGTCCAGGACGTCGATAAATGTTGCAGGTCCTTTTTTTGGGCGGGTCAGGAAAAAGTGTCTCGTGGGCAGTGTAAAGTAGCTTGGGACTTTGTTTGTGCGCCGTTCTCGCATGGGGGTCTAGGTTTCTCCCCTCTTCAACACTTAAACTCTTGCTTTCTTCTTTCCCATCTAAACAAAATTCACTCGTACATTGCTTCTAGGGGTAACTCTCATCTTGCTCTGAAATATGGATGGTCTGATACTCGTGACCTTGATTCTCCGCATCCCTTTGAGTCCAACGTTTGGCATGATATCGCCAAGGGGCTAGAATTCTTCCGTTCCATAACTAAGGTGGATATTGGTAATGGTACGACAACCGCTTTTTGGCTAGATCTATGGCCGCTTTTTGGCTAGATCTATGGTTTAACGGCTCCACTGAAAACCTTGCAACAATTTTCCCTGCACTTTTTACTCATACTCTCAGACCCGCGGCCACTGTTGCACGGGTGCTAGGCTATCCTGCCTTGAACCTTGACCTGGCTCCTCGCCTTACTTATGCCGCCGAACTCGAATTGGGAAACCTTCGCGCTATGCTTGCATCTGTTTCCTTGAATTTGCAGGTGATGGACAAACGGACAGGACGTTTTGATGGCAAGCCTATGACTTGCAAATCGGCCTACAAGGCTGTTTGGATCAACAAGCCAATTGACCCCTTGGCAACGGCCATTTGGAAGAACTATGCACCCAACAAATGCAGAATTTTTCTTTGGCTAGCACACAAAAACCGGCTATTCACCAACGAAAGACGATTCAAAAGGGGATTAACAAACTCCGCCTGTTGCCCGTTCTGCCCGGATACAGAATCAATCACTCACCTCCTCCTGCAATGCCACCACCTGCGTCCATTTTGGGAAGAGCTAAATTCAATTACTGCCACGCTACCGACGGACCTACACCAGCTATGGGGACATGGCCTAACCAACAAACCTCGCTCCACGGTTATCATTGCTATTCTGTGGAATATTTGGAAAAGAAGAAACGCCAAAGCTTTTCGGAATGAACTTCAACCGATCAACCTCGTAGCCACCTCATGCTTTGGTCCAATAGATGCTCCAATGAGCACGTTCTGCACCTTCTTCGAGATTGGAGTACCATGTTGTTCCACTTATCTATGAGATTGTAGCTTAATTGATTTGTACTCTcaacccccctttcctttctttgcCTTGTAAATGTACTCTTTTATCTATTAATGAAATGGTTCAGGCCGGCGTAAGCCCGCCGTAGCGCCGTAAAAAAAACAATTGTAAGCGCCTTCTCGTTTTCTACTCTTGTACCATTAGATAGTACCGCCTTTGTACAGTGGCAAACAAATGAATTTCTGGAGCTTAGGAGGGTCTTAAAGACCCAAACATACACCCTGGGTCGTTACTGATGAATCATACTCTAATTTGAAGATAGTAGTGTATTTGTGACGAATCAGATGGTACTATTTCTACCCTGACAAAGCTACATATATATTCTGCGACAACCAAAGTTACTTTGTGGAACACCCAGATGGTTCGGTGCGACCTCTTATTTCCAACGTACTACTATTCGTTCAGAGAACACATGCATATCCTGCATATCACCCTCGGTCAGAGAACACATGCGTGTCACCAGCTGCGTCTTGCTTAAATAGAGTACTAGGGTTGTCACTTATCAGCGACTCGGTGAGTGCAGGTAATGACGCAGCCTTACAGGCTGGGCTGGGCAGCGCAGCGAGAGCTATCATGATGCGGCACTGCCATGCGTGTATGGAATAATGCGGGCAGAATCATACGTGTAGTAGACTTGATTGGGGCATCCAGTAGCAGCTAGTGGTGCCCTCGCGGTGGACCAGACACCAGAGGAGAGGAGCCATGCCATGCCATGATGATTAACCGAACTGCTCACCCGATTAGCGCTCGTCTAAAAGCTAGCTCTCAGACACGACCTGCATGCATCGGAACTGTTCGCCAACAACTGTTAGCAGTGGTATCTGTACTCTGTAGCTGCGGCGGCTCGTCGGGCCCGGGGCTGCGCACGTACGCCCCGAGCTCCTGCTACAGTGGCCATGGCAGGCAGGCAATTCCGGCTCCATCTTTCTTCTGCcgtcgcgccggcgccggcgccgcgagAGACGCCCAGGCCCAGTCGTCTTGACCGTTTGGTTGGGGTCCGCAACGAACGAAGGAGCAACGGGCGGTCCCGCGTGGGCTGCTCTTTTCCGCTTTGCCGTGGAGGCGTTCCCTTTCGGATTGGACACCACCATGGCACCATTTTTTCTACGATCGACACGCATGGCGGATTCGCCCTACCATGCCTTAGCCCCTAGCCTTGTCTTTGCCGCTCCCAATCCCGACGTGGATCCGCCAACCACCGTGCCCGCCCGGTTTTCAAACTTGAAAGCATCAACCTTGTACGTATTTATACACGGGCTGTACGTACTTTCCGATCACATCACACGGGCTGTACGTAGTACCCAATGGTCAATGGATGGAATCTGTCCGTACAAGCACAGACGAGCAACGAACAAAGCACAAGAGTATTATTGGCCACGGACCAAAAGTTAGGATGGGAATTCCTTCAAAACAAGTTAGGATGGGAATCGGTGCAAAATAAAGTGTGTTTCGAAGGGTTCTAGAAAACTCTGAGAAAAATTAAAGTGTGCCGGACGGAAGATGCTCCGTGAAATTTGAAATTTCGAGGTTAAATTCAGTTTCACATTGGAGGTACTATGGAAGAACGGACGTTCAACAAATatgtagggtgtgtttggttgcccgcatcgagTCCAATCAGGCCTGCGCGGGAAGGAAgaggcctgtttggttgcctgatttcactgttgggcctgcatcgcacgcctctcaaagcagcccagagcctggctcgctggaaacgctcggattggcagtttctcgcgagccaggcTGAGTGCGGCGCGAGGTCGCACTGGCGGGTGCGGCGCGAGGGCGAGGGGGGATGGCGGGAGATGGAAATCTGGCGCGCCGTCCCGGCGCCAAATCTAGCCTCACCCCCTTTCACTCGCTCACCCATAGCCACTACCCCCCCCTTTCACTCGCTCACCCATAGCCACTACCCCCCTTTCACTCGCTCACCCATAGCCACTACCCCCTTTCTTCCCTACCGCCTCACCACCGGCGGCGGCTACAATTTCAGATCCGCGCTAGAGGCGGCGACGGCagtggaagaggcggcggcgtttGCGGCGGATCTGGTGCTCCCCTTGCTGTTGGCCACCGTCTAGTCGACCTTGTctgtgccatggctccccctacgtcgtcctcgtctccgatgCCGGTAAGCAGCACCCCCTCCCCCCTTTGTTAGGTCGGTGGTTAGGCTGTTAGGCAAGGTGTAGGATCGATTTTCCACTAAACGAACCGTCgatgtcgactaggttatggacgcacGGATGAGGCTGATAATTCAGGCAGCATCACTGATTAGTGTGATTCAGGCATGGGTCACGTTCATGCACCAGAGAGTTGCTTGTCGTGCTGGGAGACCTTTGATCTGCTATGGTCCATTGTTTATCCGGGAACAGGAGAGGATCCaaaaatctgaactacatctacaactgcaatgacgTCAAGGCTCTGTGGATGCTTCAAATGAAAAGAGCACCATTTGCCAGGCTTGTCGAGACCTTCAGGAGCAGGGGGCTGCTACAAGATAACATCAACACCAGTGTGGAAGAGAAAgtggccatgttcctccatgttgttggccataaccagaggttcagggtcattcacaacacgttcaggagatcaatggagaccatctctaggtacttcaagcaggtgctttttgctgttggggagcttagaggagagatgatcaggagaccatctggccagactccacccaagattcgtggaagcccaagatggtatccatacttcaaggtgagcattgacaatcactacaaaaaaaagacacatccgtgacattttgggctgaatgaaatttttttctgtcatacatatgacacttctatgacgataattgtgacaaaacccggtatcatcatagatgtggtgggctcctacttctatgacaaaaaatcatgacagaaaatgggcttttcgtcctgggcgggccggagatgcagctgcatgacattctttgggccgtccatgacgaaaaaaccgtggtagaagcgagagcgaggaaaatttcggggagttcccggttacggtgggaggtcgggggccgagcgatgcgcgtttctctcgtacacgtacgcgcgtgtgtgcgaggcgttggctctaactgaacccgagcgaggtgttgggctctaactgaacccgagtgattgcactgcaggctacgcattactgaacccgagcgatcgatcgatgactgttaactgaactcgatcgagcgattccttcgctactgctgctaactgaagccgatcgatgctgcctctggatgaacagtgagcgttgctggggggatttggatgaacagttcccggtgagggtggatgaacaggaccccgtggtgttgcctctggatgaacaggaccccgatcgatcgagccggttggggctggatgaacaggaccccgtggagggcaggatgaacaggaccaccccgtggagggcagaatgcacagtagacggtggagggctggatgaacagtagcccgtggaggggtggttgaacaggagcccgtggagagggctggttgaacagtagccggtggagtagcgcgtggtggaggctggatgaacaggagcccgtggatgaacaatcgcaagtggaggctggaggaggtcgacggtggatgaacagtagcccgtggaggcgggagggggtcgacggtggagatgaacagtgtcccgtggagtcccgatttgcggtacgccacacccctcccgatgaacaggacccccgtttcgaccgtagcgctccaacacaagtctgtttcctccgttttgatgtacgccacacccctcccgatcaataggacccccgttttgaccgtaggaggtccgttttctccgttttgcggtacgccagacccctcccgatgaacaggatcccgtttcaaacgtggccggtcgaacacaaggccgtttcctccattctgcgatacgccaggcctcgtttccatcggctgttccgtccaagccctcccgatgaacacgacgacgcattccgttccgaccaagccggttggctccccatgaacacgacgacgacgctgtttctccgttccgacccagccatgtacacgagccctggccgtacatatgcgcgagtaggcgttcgagaccctgcccgtatatacgtacgtggccgtattttctttcttgcacactggccgctgtatgtacgtgtacatgctacgtgcgcgcctctacattgaccagtatgtacgtacacgttcgcgaccagaatgacaatgctacgtacgcttcgaccaggtgggtcccgactgtcaggcacttcctggcctgcgaagatgtagctggtgggtcccagcagtcaggggggcgaatcatttttttttgcccggacgcacttccttgcatgcgaagatgtacctggtgggtctcagcagtcaggggggaacgttttttcatgaaatacagtggcctgtccggtgggtcccagctgtcaggtggaggaatcattattttccgtgtaataaggaggcacttccttgctgcggccgtggacccaactgtcagcctctccacgtacagtccacgtccgatggaagtcgttccttgaccacgttgaccacgccgcgccgagagcaccagggcggtggacgacggcgaggcctaggaaggggacgacggggagctggggaagacgcgacagtggaagccgcgtgaagaggagtacgagggttcactggttcggctgcggtgtgaggctgccgtcgccgcagggcctggccagcggtgggaatagtagggggcggtgaggcctctacggcagtacagccggccatgggaggcaggagcatgcggcacgaccggcgctgctttgggcggctggagcaagaagaccagaggttgaagaagcactacggtcgttggatggacaacgtacggtcactggagctagaatcgttcatattgactaaagttgataaaggcccccgtcccagtcaacttagtaggcccacaagtcagcctcccaccatggtgggtcccagctagcagggggagtattcatttttttgtgcgtaataaggaggcacttccttgcgtgcgaagatatagctggtgggtccgagctgtcagcggcgtaacgttttttcgcgaaataagaggccctttcggtgggtccctgatgtcaggtggaggaatcattattttgcgcgtaataaggaggcatttccttgcgtgcggccgtggacccagctgtcggcctctccacgtacagtccacttcagatgcatgtcggtcggttaccacgttgaccaggccgcgccgagagcaccagggcgg
This region of Triticum aestivum cultivar Chinese Spring chromosome 2D, IWGSC CS RefSeq v2.1, whole genome shotgun sequence genomic DNA includes:
- the LOC123051550 gene encoding vacuolar-sorting receptor 1 isoform X1, yielding MGGRSPPSAGWRRWTPPPLLLLLLVSVLAVEGRFVVEKNSLRVTSPAALRGVYECAIGNFGMPQYGGTMHGVVVYPKANTKACKPFADFGLSFNPKAGGLPVFLLVDRGDCYFTTKGWNAQTAGAAAVLVADDRAEPLITMDTPESSGKEHLENITVPSALVSKRFGDDLKGALENGDMVNVLLDWRESLPHPDERVEYEFWTNSNDECGAKCDMQMSFVRDFRGVAQVLEQRGYTQFAPHYITWYCPEAFVLSAQCRSQCINHGRYCAPDPEQDFTTGYDGKDVVVQNLIQICLFKVANESRKPWLWWDYVHDFAIRCPMKEKKYTTDCAHGVIKSLGMDIDKITQCVGDPDADEDNPVLKAEQDAQIGHGARGDVTILPTFVVNNRQYRGKLDKRAVLRAICSGFEETTEPDICLTQDIQTNQCLENNGGCWLDKNTNFTACKDTFRGRVCECPVVNGVKFVGDGYTHCEGKLVSSPNQNDLRATYTFYAFMGLAASGVGRCQINNGGCWKETRNGKSVSACSNEQAKGCKCPQGFKGDGIHGCEDVDECKERLFCQCKDCSCENTWGSYECGCGGSNMLYMREHDTCISKVATSSVGWGFMWVIFFGLGFAGVGAYAVYKYRLRSYMDSEIRAIMAQYMPLENQETSSHQRHVDHADI
- the LOC123051550 gene encoding vacuolar-sorting receptor 1 isoform X2, which produces MGGRSPPSAGWRRWTPPPLLLLLLVSVLAVEGRFVVEKNSLRVTSPAALRGVYECAIGNFGMPQYGGTMHGVVVYPKANTKACKPFADFGLSFNPKAGGLPVFLLVDRGDCYFTTKGWNAQTAGAAAVLVADDRAEPLITMDTPESSGKEHLENITVPSALVSKRFGDDLKGALENGDMVNVLLDWRESLPHPDERVEYEFWTNSNDECGAKCDMQMSFVRDFRGVAQVLEQRGYTQFAPHYITWYCPEAFVLSAQCRSQCINHGRYCAPDPEQDFTTGYDGKDVVVQNLIQICLFKVANESRKPWLWWDYVHDFAIRCPMKEKKYTTDCAHGVIKSLGMDIDKITQCVGDPDADEDNPVLKAEQDAQIGHGARGDVTILPTFVVNNRQYRGKLDKRAVLRAICSGFEETTEPDICLTQDIQTNQCLENNGGCWLDKNTNFTACKDTFRGRVCECPVVNGVKFVGDGYTHCEASGVGRCQINNGGCWKETRNGKSVSACSNEQAKGCKCPQGFKGDGIHGCEDVDECKERLFCQCKDCSCENTWGSYECGCGGSNMLYMREHDTCISKVATSSVGWGFMWVIFFGLGFAGVGAYAVYKYRLRSYMDSEIRAIMAQYMPLENQETSSHQRHVDHADI